The proteins below are encoded in one region of Asticcacaulis excentricus CB 48:
- the fliR gene encoding flagellar biosynthetic protein FliR, with translation MIPVTPAPDFPTEVTSFFGTSQVVFTAMMIFVRVGSVAILIPGLGDQAVPPRMRLSFAFVFTLMLVPVVQSQMPALPPKLGAMAGLIIHEAVIGLMLGMLMRTFLGALAIAGEVVSLQTTLSFAQTANPAQAQPSTSIGTFLAMLGLVLIYATNLHHLFIAGMRDSYWVFPPMRPVMVGDATQLMIRTVGDTFMLAIQMTTPILVFGLIINVAAGFIGRIMPAFPIFFAVTPVSVLLGLAIFALSLGGTGLVFLQHYEEFLRLFVRGA, from the coding sequence ATGATCCCCGTTACGCCCGCTCCGGATTTTCCGACCGAAGTCACGTCATTCTTCGGTACGTCGCAGGTGGTGTTCACCGCCATGATGATCTTTGTGCGCGTGGGCTCGGTAGCCATCCTCATTCCGGGGCTGGGGGATCAGGCCGTGCCGCCGCGCATGCGCCTGTCCTTTGCTTTTGTCTTTACGCTGATGCTGGTGCCGGTGGTGCAGTCGCAAATGCCCGCCTTACCGCCCAAGTTGGGGGCCATGGCCGGGCTTATCATCCATGAGGCGGTGATTGGCCTGATGCTGGGGATGCTGATGCGCACCTTTCTGGGGGCACTGGCTATTGCGGGGGAGGTGGTGTCGCTGCAAACCACCCTGTCCTTTGCTCAGACCGCTAATCCAGCGCAGGCTCAGCCCTCAACTTCGATCGGCACCTTTCTGGCCATGCTGGGGCTGGTGCTGATCTATGCTACCAATCTGCACCACCTATTTATTGCGGGGATGCGCGACTCCTACTGGGTATTTCCGCCGATGCGCCCGGTCATGGTCGGCGACGCGACGCAACTGATGATCCGCACGGTTGGCGATACCTTCATGCTGGCTATCCAGATGACGACGCCCATTTTGGTCTTCGGCCTGATTATCAATGTCGCGGCCGGTTTTATCGGCCGCATCATGCCGGCTTTTCCCATCTTCTTCGCGGTCACCCCGGTCAGCGTTCTGCTGGGGCTGGCCATCTTCGCCCTCAGTCTGGGCGGCACCGGTCTGGTTTTCCTTCAGCACTATGAGGAATTCCTGCGCCTCTTTGTAAGAGGTGCTTAG
- the flhB gene encoding flagellar biosynthesis protein FlhB, which translates to MADEGEDKTEEASARKLEEARKKGDVAKSADVPQALSLIAACALVMLYGDKIALSLTETLRVFVAAPHLLRDSLMGDGGLTIAHHLMGQVLPIIALILLVAGAAGAIGSLAQTGLMFSTEKLKPDFSKLNPMAGFKRLFGVDALIQFAKTVIKLIAVGVITWMILKGRAGDVAGLAGASPLMVLPYAKEVFFSLAVAVCLFMLLEGGADYFIQKLRFSQRMKMTKTEVKDEYKQTEGDPHVKGRLKQIRMEKSRQRMMANVPKATVVITNPTHYAVALRYDEETPAPLCVAKGVDTLALKIREVAGDHDIAIVEDPPLARALYAAIDVDEIIPETHFQAVAKIISFVMVRKRRGF; encoded by the coding sequence GTGGCCGACGAAGGCGAAGACAAGACAGAAGAGGCCTCGGCCCGAAAACTTGAAGAGGCGCGTAAAAAGGGCGACGTTGCCAAATCCGCCGACGTCCCTCAGGCTCTTTCTCTGATCGCGGCCTGCGCACTGGTCATGCTCTATGGTGACAAAATCGCCCTGTCGCTGACCGAGACGCTGCGGGTGTTTGTGGCCGCGCCGCACCTGTTGCGCGACTCGTTGATGGGAGATGGCGGTCTGACCATAGCCCACCACCTGATGGGGCAGGTCCTGCCCATCATTGCCCTGATCCTACTGGTGGCCGGTGCCGCCGGCGCCATCGGTAGTCTGGCCCAGACCGGCCTGATGTTCAGTACCGAAAAGCTCAAGCCCGACTTTTCCAAGCTCAACCCGATGGCGGGTTTCAAGCGCCTGTTCGGTGTCGATGCCCTGATACAGTTCGCCAAGACGGTGATCAAACTGATCGCCGTGGGCGTGATTACCTGGATGATCCTCAAGGGACGGGCGGGCGATGTGGCGGGTCTGGCCGGCGCGTCGCCGCTTATGGTGCTGCCCTATGCCAAGGAGGTGTTCTTCTCACTGGCGGTGGCGGTGTGCTTGTTCATGCTGCTTGAAGGCGGGGCGGACTACTTCATTCAGAAGTTACGATTTTCGCAACGCATGAAGATGACCAAGACCGAGGTCAAGGACGAATACAAGCAGACTGAAGGCGATCCGCACGTAAAGGGCCGCCTGAAGCAGATCCGCATGGAAAAGTCGCGTCAGCGCATGATGGCCAATGTGCCCAAGGCAACGGTGGTAATCACCAATCCGACCCACTACGCCGTGGCCTTGCGCTATGATGAGGAAACGCCCGCACCGCTGTGCGTGGCCAAGGGGGTGGACACGTTGGCGCTCAAAATCCGCGAAGTGGCCGGTGACCACGACATCGCCATTGTCGAAGACCCGCCGCTCGCCCGAGCGCTCTATGCAGCGATCGACGTAGATGAAATTATCCCAGAAACGCATTTTCAGGCCGTGGCTAAGATCATCTCCTTCGTCATGGTGCGCAAGCGGCGAGGATTTTAG
- the cckA gene encoding cell cycle histidine kinase CckA: MSSSPAQTSAHKPTAAPKNLPERLRDFASPMALTVVGIIVVCACAAFWFIAGELPVGVVLTILVIVMGAVVSVALFAFGQDDDTGAQGPGVTALVEALAEPAAIASFDGRLSATNPAWRDAGGNEKRLPAGEGSAALFVAMREARAQGHSRALVRLGSFDFEMLLSRLGDERVLVRAASQGVLGTGLLLNHELPVAEGIDTPEEAEAVVAQPSVAPAFDGSDAPFGQALLEGDTLLAAKITRVNPVFTRLMGGSAADLTGRVWGDLIDAASREEAQAKLDAKKTAFEVKLLSNKDLPLQVRLAHTPGGYMLYLFDISEQKQLEQSLAQVQKMQAIGQFAGGVAHDLNNLLTGLKLRVEDLLHNHPLGDPSYGGLNEIRQISTRAEDLVRKLLAFSRKQTVKRVTLNLGELISESEVLLRRLMREDVKLETEYGRDLPDIHADKGQMEMAVMNLVVNARDAVHASGGGRVKIRSAALTQAEAVAQGWADAPAQGAALIEVSDNGPGIPPEIMTKVFEPFFTTKPLGEGTGLGLATVYGIVNQADGHIAITSVVAPADGHGATFKIFLPIKVHVAKPDAPKVEAVPVTPPKVTPKDMSGAGRILFVEDEEIVRGIAARLLRQRGYEVTEASDGEEALDIIQSGDKFDLLISDVIMPGLDGPSMLKKARPFLGNVPVMFISGYAEAEFSDLLEDEVGVSFLPKPLDIKTLAERVKAQLAA; the protein is encoded by the coding sequence TTGTCTTCGTCGCCCGCCCAAACATCGGCTCATAAGCCAACTGCTGCGCCCAAAAACCTGCCGGAGCGGTTGCGCGATTTTGCATCGCCTATGGCCCTGACGGTCGTGGGGATCATCGTGGTTTGCGCGTGCGCCGCCTTCTGGTTCATCGCGGGGGAACTGCCGGTGGGCGTGGTCCTGACCATCCTTGTAATCGTGATGGGCGCGGTCGTGTCGGTGGCGCTGTTTGCCTTTGGCCAAGACGATGACACCGGGGCACAAGGGCCGGGCGTCACCGCTCTGGTTGAGGCGCTGGCCGAGCCAGCGGCGATCGCCAGTTTTGACGGCCGCCTGAGCGCTACCAACCCCGCCTGGCGCGATGCGGGCGGCAATGAAAAGCGTCTGCCGGCCGGAGAGGGCAGCGCTGCCCTTTTCGTCGCCATGCGCGAAGCCCGCGCGCAGGGCCATAGTCGCGCTCTGGTGCGGCTGGGCAGCTTTGATTTTGAAATGCTGTTGTCGCGTCTGGGCGATGAGCGCGTGCTGGTGCGTGCCGCCTCGCAGGGCGTGCTGGGCACCGGTCTTCTGCTCAATCATGAATTGCCGGTTGCCGAGGGCATAGACACACCAGAAGAGGCGGAAGCCGTTGTGGCGCAACCCTCTGTCGCTCCGGCCTTTGACGGGTCGGATGCGCCCTTTGGTCAGGCGCTGCTGGAAGGCGACACGCTGCTGGCGGCGAAAATTACCCGCGTCAATCCGGTGTTTACGCGCCTGATGGGTGGCTCAGCGGCGGATTTGACGGGCAGGGTATGGGGTGACCTAATCGACGCCGCATCGCGCGAAGAGGCGCAGGCGAAGCTCGATGCCAAAAAGACCGCCTTTGAGGTCAAGCTACTGTCGAACAAAGACCTGCCGCTACAGGTGCGTCTGGCACATACGCCGGGCGGCTACATGCTTTACCTGTTCGACATCAGCGAGCAGAAACAACTCGAGCAGTCTCTGGCGCAGGTGCAGAAGATGCAGGCCATCGGGCAGTTTGCCGGCGGCGTGGCGCATGATCTGAACAATCTCCTGACCGGACTCAAGCTGCGCGTCGAAGACCTTTTGCACAATCACCCGCTGGGTGACCCGTCCTATGGTGGGCTGAACGAAATCCGGCAGATTTCGACGCGCGCCGAGGATCTGGTGCGCAAGCTGCTGGCCTTTTCGCGCAAGCAGACGGTAAAGCGCGTCACGCTCAATCTTGGTGAGTTGATCTCCGAATCCGAGGTGCTTCTGCGTCGTCTGATGCGCGAGGACGTGAAGCTCGAAACCGAATATGGCCGCGACCTGCCCGACATCCACGCCGACAAGGGCCAGATGGAGATGGCGGTGATGAACCTTGTCGTCAATGCGCGCGATGCGGTGCACGCGTCCGGCGGCGGGCGCGTCAAAATCCGTTCGGCGGCGCTGACTCAGGCCGAAGCCGTGGCGCAGGGCTGGGCCGACGCCCCGGCGCAGGGCGCGGCGTTGATTGAGGTGTCGGATAATGGCCCCGGCATCCCGCCGGAGATCATGACCAAGGTGTTCGAGCCGTTTTTCACCACCAAGCCGCTGGGTGAGGGGACGGGACTTGGGCTGGCCACGGTCTATGGCATCGTCAATCAGGCCGATGGCCATATCGCCATCACCTCGGTCGTGGCCCCCGCAGACGGTCACGGCGCGACCTTCAAAATCTTCCTGCCGATCAAGGTGCACGTGGCAAAGCCCGACGCGCCGAAGGTCGAAGCGGTGCCGGTAACGCCGCCCAAGGTGACGCCGAAGGACATGTCGGGTGCCGGGCGCATCCTGTTTGTTGAGGACGAAGAGATCGTGCGCGGCATTGCCGCCCGTCTGCTGCGTCAGCGCGGCTATGAGGTCACCGAAGCGTCGGACGGTGAAGAGGCACTCGACATCATCCAGAGCGGTGACAAGTTTGACCTGCTGATTTCTGACGTCATCATGCCAGGTCTGGACGGACCGTCCATGCTCAAAAAGGCCCGGCCCTTCCTTGGTAATGTGCCGGTGATGTTCATTTCGGGCTATGCCGAGGCCGAGTTCTCGGACCTTCTGGAAGACGAGGTGGGCGTGTCCTTCCTGCCCAAACCGCTGGACATCAAGACTCTGGCCGAACGGGTCAAGGCGCAACTGGCGGCTTGA
- a CDS encoding DUF5597 domain-containing protein, whose protein sequence is MGLRVSRRLLMSVTMFGAAMCLVPLTQALAQNKPLPQVVKKNGKAALMVDGAPYLILGAQANNSSNYVAQLPKVWPALKDIQANTLEIPVAWEQIEPKEGQFDFSYVDELVKQARQNNIRLVLLWFGTWKNTSPNYTPDWVKLDNKRFPRITKKDGTMSYCLSPMERTTLEADKKAFVALMTHLKKIDGDQHTVIMIQPQNESGTYGSVRDYSPKAEKVFKGPVPQALLKKKGISKGGTWSEVFGKNADEYFHAWHIASYINEIAAAGRAVYDLPMYVNAALREPLIEVGPETYSSGGPTHNVIDIYQAAAPAIDIIAPDIYKRDSANYEAVLSLYSKFENPLFVPETGSDTEFARYIFSVFGRGGIGFSPFGIDYTGYTNYPLGGKDISPEGLKPFREKYVLFAPMMRDWAKIAYENPVWGVAEADDRKPQSIDLGGKWKLDVLYGEWQFGLTEWTWLGKIDPVPGREKPNGGVVVAQLSEDEFLITGVHARLNFGLGPKNKGKNLIFRSVEQGHFENGQWVVDFVWNGDQTDYGLNLTGQPAVLKVKLATY, encoded by the coding sequence ATGGGTCTAAGAGTATCGCGCCGTTTGTTGATGTCTGTCACCATGTTCGGTGCCGCTATGTGCCTTGTGCCCCTCACGCAGGCGCTGGCGCAAAACAAGCCGCTGCCGCAGGTGGTCAAAAAGAACGGCAAGGCGGCGCTGATGGTCGACGGCGCGCCGTACCTCATTCTGGGGGCGCAGGCTAATAATTCCTCCAATTATGTGGCGCAACTTCCCAAGGTGTGGCCGGCCCTGAAGGATATTCAGGCCAATACACTGGAAATCCCGGTGGCCTGGGAGCAGATTGAGCCGAAGGAAGGCCAGTTCGACTTCTCATACGTCGATGAGTTGGTAAAGCAGGCCCGCCAGAACAATATACGTTTGGTGCTGTTATGGTTCGGGACGTGGAAAAATACCTCGCCCAATTATACGCCGGACTGGGTGAAGCTAGATAACAAACGCTTCCCGCGCATTACCAAAAAAGACGGGACGATGTCCTATTGCCTGTCGCCGATGGAGCGCACGACGCTGGAGGCCGACAAGAAGGCCTTTGTCGCCCTGATGACGCATCTGAAGAAGATCGATGGCGACCAGCATACGGTCATCATGATCCAGCCGCAGAACGAGTCCGGCACCTATGGCAGCGTGCGCGACTATTCGCCTAAGGCCGAAAAGGTCTTCAAAGGGCCGGTGCCACAGGCGTTGCTCAAAAAGAAGGGGATCAGCAAGGGCGGGACCTGGAGCGAGGTGTTCGGCAAGAATGCCGACGAATATTTCCACGCCTGGCATATCGCCAGCTATATCAATGAGATCGCGGCCGCCGGTCGCGCCGTCTATGACCTGCCCATGTACGTCAATGCGGCCCTGCGTGAGCCGCTGATCGAGGTGGGGCCAGAGACCTATTCGTCCGGCGGGCCGACCCACAATGTCATCGACATCTATCAGGCGGCGGCCCCGGCCATCGATATCATAGCGCCCGATATCTACAAGCGTGACTCGGCCAATTACGAGGCGGTGCTGAGCCTTTATTCGAAGTTCGAGAACCCGCTGTTTGTGCCGGAAACCGGTTCGGATACCGAATTTGCCCGCTATATCTTCAGCGTTTTCGGCCGTGGGGGCATTGGCTTCTCGCCCTTCGGTATCGACTATACGGGCTATACCAACTACCCGCTGGGCGGGAAGGACATCTCACCGGAAGGCCTGAAACCGTTTCGCGAAAAATACGTCCTGTTTGCGCCCATGATGCGCGACTGGGCGAAGATCGCCTATGAAAACCCCGTCTGGGGCGTCGCTGAGGCCGATGACCGCAAACCGCAATCCATCGACCTTGGCGGCAAGTGGAAGCTCGACGTGCTCTATGGTGAGTGGCAGTTCGGCCTGACCGAATGGACGTGGTTGGGCAAGATCGACCCGGTGCCGGGGCGTGAAAAGCCCAATGGTGGCGTGGTCGTGGCACAGTTGTCGGAAGATGAGTTTCTGATCACCGGAGTCCACGCCCGGCTGAATTTCGGGCTGGGCCCCAAAAACAAAGGCAAGAACCTGATCTTCCGTTCGGTCGAACAGGGGCACTTTGAAAACGGCCAGTGGGTGGTCGATTTCGTGTGGAATGGCGACCAGACAGACTACGGCCTGAACCTGACCGGCCAGCCGGCTGTTCTTAAGGTCAAGCTGGCAACCTATTGA
- the fliQ gene encoding flagellar biosynthesis protein FliQ: MTGTEVLSVGRDAIWLTIQLCAPVLIVGLVVGVVIGLFQALTQIQEQTLIYAPKIIAVFVTLLLVLPLMGALLSGFMKEIATKIAGI, translated from the coding sequence ATGACCGGTACAGAAGTTCTCAGCGTCGGCCGCGATGCCATCTGGCTGACCATTCAGCTCTGTGCTCCGGTCCTGATCGTCGGTCTGGTTGTCGGTGTGGTGATCGGCTTGTTTCAAGCCCTGACCCAGATTCAGGAACAGACTCTTATCTATGCCCCCAAGATCATCGCCGTCTTCGTGACCCTACTGCTGGTCCTGCCGCTGATGGGGGCGCTTTTGTCCGGCTTCATGAAGGAAATAGCCACCAAGATCGCGGGCATCTGA
- a CDS encoding FadR/GntR family transcriptional regulator yields MRTQHGVSLTYGLLETLGQSIVSGHYDGNGFPTEAELCQQFSASRTVAREAVKMLTAKGLLSARPRQGTKVEPVSRWNLLDPDVTRWLMERPFSNTIYREFTEVRLAIEPVAAALAAQNADRKDIKAIRDGLNGMRDNTADHDQALQADIEFHVAILRASGNPFFWQLRELINTALRLSISVTNKISGHTASIPAHEAVLIAIEKGDADGALHAMRAILLESLELIKTYDPAVGE; encoded by the coding sequence ATGCGTACGCAGCACGGCGTTAGCCTCACCTACGGACTTTTGGAAACCCTCGGCCAATCGATTGTTTCCGGCCATTATGACGGCAACGGTTTTCCGACCGAGGCTGAACTGTGCCAACAGTTTTCGGCCAGCCGCACCGTCGCGCGTGAGGCGGTGAAGATGCTGACGGCCAAGGGCCTGTTGAGCGCCCGCCCACGTCAGGGCACCAAGGTCGAACCGGTCAGCCGCTGGAACCTTCTCGATCCGGATGTCACCCGCTGGCTGATGGAACGCCCCTTCTCCAACACCATCTACCGCGAATTTACCGAGGTGCGTCTGGCTATTGAACCCGTGGCCGCTGCCTTGGCCGCACAGAATGCCGACCGTAAGGACATTAAGGCCATCCGTGACGGCCTGAACGGGATGCGCGACAATACGGCCGACCACGATCAGGCGCTACAGGCCGATATCGAGTTTCACGTCGCCATCCTGCGCGCGTCGGGCAACCCGTTTTTCTGGCAATTGCGTGAGCTGATCAATACGGCCCTGCGCCTGTCGATCAGCGTCACCAACAAGATTTCCGGCCACACCGCCTCGATCCCAGCGCACGAAGCCGTGTTGATTGCCATTGAAAAAGGCGATGCCGACGGCGCGCTGCACGCTATGCGCGCCATCTTGCTGGAATCGCTTGAACTGATCAAAACCTACGATCCGGCGGTGGGCGAATAG